The Caulifigura coniformis genome includes a region encoding these proteins:
- a CDS encoding ABC transporter permease — MTAPAQAPSLNPTDQATAEGQSRLGLIARGLWTVLQFEFRKSRTWKRMLVWAGVAMFPAFIIALMLFADDRLPRAGWVSIVFVMACEMVVILNAMLWVAPIVQAELEGKTWLYVVTRPYGRFCLVLGKLVNGVTWTLGAGLLALALVGGVSWIAALPVKQIAGVGSEHDQRVAEAQKLVRQLTSDPKVRQLFDETRGRAGEFPPFQDGGAAFPNLQPHEPEVVFDSVGDALEVGGVLAALAVLGGLAYSSLFCGIGCIIPKRAMLIAFSYTLIFETVVAFVPAIINRLTIQYHLRCLLNRWVDLDVPAEGEQLFFSDWLAAWHVAVLLGMIVLWQIVSLTVIHFRQYVMTDET; from the coding sequence TTGACGGCTCCTGCCCAGGCACCTTCGCTGAATCCGACCGACCAGGCGACCGCCGAGGGCCAGTCCCGACTCGGCCTGATCGCGCGCGGCCTGTGGACAGTTCTGCAGTTCGAATTCCGGAAGTCGCGGACCTGGAAGCGGATGCTCGTGTGGGCCGGAGTGGCGATGTTTCCGGCGTTCATCATCGCGCTGATGCTGTTTGCTGACGACCGGCTGCCCCGGGCCGGCTGGGTGAGCATCGTGTTCGTCATGGCCTGCGAGATGGTCGTGATTCTGAACGCCATGCTCTGGGTCGCGCCGATCGTTCAGGCTGAACTCGAGGGGAAGACGTGGCTGTACGTCGTCACCCGTCCCTACGGACGGTTCTGCCTGGTGCTGGGGAAGCTGGTCAACGGCGTGACGTGGACGCTGGGGGCCGGATTACTCGCGCTGGCGCTGGTGGGGGGAGTTTCCTGGATCGCGGCGCTGCCCGTGAAACAGATCGCCGGCGTCGGGAGCGAGCACGATCAGCGGGTCGCGGAGGCCCAGAAGCTGGTGCGTCAGTTAACCAGTGATCCGAAGGTGCGACAGTTGTTCGACGAGACGCGCGGCCGGGCCGGGGAGTTTCCGCCGTTTCAGGATGGGGGCGCTGCGTTCCCGAATCTTCAGCCGCACGAACCGGAAGTCGTTTTTGATTCGGTGGGCGACGCCCTGGAAGTGGGGGGCGTCCTGGCGGCTCTCGCGGTTCTCGGGGGGCTCGCCTACTCCTCGCTGTTCTGTGGAATCGGCTGCATCATTCCGAAGCGGGCCATGCTGATCGCGTTCAGCTACACGCTGATCTTCGAGACGGTGGTCGCCTTCGTACCGGCAATCATCAATCGACTGACGATCCAGTACCACCTGCGTTGCCTGCTGAATCGCTGGGTCGACCTCGATGTGCCGGCCGAGGGGGAGCAACTGTTCTTCAGCGACTGGCTGGCCGCGTGGCATGTCGCGGTGCTGCTCGGAATGATCGTGCTGTGGCAGATCGTCTCGCTGACGGTCATCCACTTCCGGCAGTACGTGATGACCGACGAAACGTAA
- a CDS encoding phosphoglycerate kinase, whose amino-acid sequence MAKKTISSVDVKGKRVLMRVDFNVPQDDAGAITDDRRIRMALPSIKSVVDRGGKLILMSHLGRPKGEGNDAKFTLKPAAIRLGELLGKSVQFATDTVGQDAETKVAGLKDGDVLVLENVRFQKEEQKGDAGFAAKLAAFADVYCNDAFGTCHREDASMVAVPRAMGAKPKVVGGLVEKEITYLSDVMSKPARPFVAIVGGAKVSDKILVIENLLKVCDLVLIGGAMAYTFAKAQGGNLGKSRVEMDKLDLAKELIAKGGAKLMLPVDTHCGDDFKSTCNKVVVKFGQVPDGFEGLDIGPETAKLYAEKVKSAKTVVWNGPMGVFEMPPFDAGTKAVAQAIADSDATSIIGGGDSAAAIEQFGMADKVTHVSTGGGASLEMLEGKKFAAVELLDEA is encoded by the coding sequence ATGGCGAAGAAGACGATCAGCAGCGTGGATGTCAAAGGCAAGCGGGTCCTGATGCGCGTGGACTTCAACGTCCCCCAGGACGATGCGGGAGCGATCACCGATGACCGCCGCATCCGGATGGCTCTGCCGTCCATCAAGTCGGTCGTCGACCGCGGCGGCAAGCTGATCCTGATGAGCCACCTCGGCCGCCCCAAGGGCGAAGGCAACGACGCCAAGTTCACCCTGAAGCCCGCCGCCATCCGCCTCGGTGAGCTCCTCGGCAAGTCCGTCCAGTTCGCCACCGACACCGTCGGCCAGGACGCTGAGACGAAAGTCGCCGGCCTGAAGGATGGCGATGTCCTCGTCCTCGAGAACGTCCGCTTCCAGAAGGAAGAGCAGAAGGGCGACGCCGGCTTCGCCGCCAAGCTCGCCGCCTTCGCCGACGTCTACTGCAACGATGCCTTCGGCACCTGCCACCGCGAAGACGCGTCGATGGTCGCCGTCCCCCGCGCCATGGGCGCGAAGCCCAAGGTCGTCGGCGGACTCGTCGAAAAGGAAATCACCTACCTCAGCGACGTGATGTCGAAGCCGGCCCGGCCGTTCGTCGCGATCGTCGGCGGTGCCAAGGTCTCCGACAAGATCCTCGTCATCGAAAACCTGCTCAAGGTCTGCGACCTCGTCCTCATCGGCGGAGCAATGGCCTACACCTTCGCCAAGGCCCAGGGCGGAAACCTCGGCAAGAGCCGCGTCGAAATGGACAAGCTCGACCTCGCGAAGGAACTGATCGCCAAGGGGGGCGCGAAGCTTATGCTCCCGGTTGACACCCACTGCGGCGACGACTTCAAGTCGACCTGCAACAAGGTCGTCGTGAAGTTCGGCCAGGTTCCGGACGGCTTCGAAGGCCTCGACATCGGCCCCGAGACCGCGAAGCTCTACGCCGAAAAGGTGAAGTCGGCGAAGACGGTTGTCTGGAACGGCCCGATGGGCGTCTTCGAAATGCCGCCGTTCGACGCCGGCACGAAGGCCGTCGCCCAGGCGATTGCCGATTCCGATGCGACCAGCATCATCGGCGGCGGCGACAGCGCGGCCGCGATTGAGCAGTTCGGCATGGCCGACAAGGTCACGCACGTCAGCACCGGCGGCGGGGCCAGCCTCGAAATGCTCGAAGGCAAAAAGTTCGCGGCCGTCGAGCTCCTCGACGAGGCGTGA
- a CDS encoding sugar phosphate isomerase/epimerase family protein: MLNDLRRDSAHREAAFKGVLSVFVAASTRCFSDRPFDEACRQLEDLEFERLEVWIDESGRHLPLKDVITSPEGFAARCRQVTRLPISSFCLGYEAPQSQFEGLCKTAKAMRISQITMPAAPHGTPFNSEIDRLKGFVKAALLEGVRVSLKTEKGRLTEDLRTAVELCTAVPGLGLTYDPTYSLKTPEKTLDLVLPRVFHVHLRDSTPDRPQVQVGLGEIDYSDLITQLKRFQYNRALSVEWLPELGELDQRPLELRKLRMLLDSLL, encoded by the coding sequence ATGCTGAACGACTTGCGGCGTGATTCAGCGCACCGTGAGGCCGCGTTCAAGGGAGTGCTCAGCGTGTTTGTGGCTGCTTCGACCCGTTGCTTCAGCGACCGACCTTTTGACGAGGCCTGCCGCCAGCTGGAAGACCTCGAGTTCGAGCGGCTGGAAGTCTGGATCGACGAATCCGGCCGACACCTTCCACTGAAGGATGTCATCACCAGCCCCGAGGGATTTGCCGCCCGTTGCCGCCAGGTGACGAGGCTTCCGATCTCTTCGTTCTGCCTCGGATACGAAGCGCCGCAGTCGCAGTTCGAGGGACTCTGCAAGACCGCCAAAGCCATGCGGATCTCGCAGATCACCATGCCGGCTGCTCCACATGGAACGCCGTTCAATTCCGAGATCGATCGTCTGAAGGGCTTCGTGAAAGCCGCGCTGCTGGAAGGCGTGCGCGTCTCGCTGAAGACCGAAAAGGGACGCCTGACCGAAGACCTCCGCACGGCGGTGGAACTCTGTACCGCCGTTCCGGGTCTCGGCCTGACCTACGACCCGACCTACTCGCTGAAGACTCCGGAAAAGACGCTGGATCTTGTCCTGCCGCGGGTCTTTCACGTTCACCTCCGCGACTCGACACCCGACCGCCCGCAGGTGCAGGTCGGTCTCGGCGAGATCGACTACAGCGACCTGATCACCCAACTCAAGCGGTTCCAGTACAACCGCGCCCTGTCCGTGGAATGGCTCCCGGAACTGGGTGAGCTCGACCAGCGCCCGCTCGAACTGCGGAAGCTCCGCATGCTGCTCGACTCGCTGCTGTAA
- a CDS encoding ABC transporter ATP-binding protein, translating to MIELDSVTKLYGTVIGVNDVSLTLGPGAHGLLGPNGSGKTTFLNLITGQLRPTRGRVRMFGENPWDNPRLYRRIGICPSFEGLYAEITARDWVIYMLRLHGFSPVEAERRALDALEIVGMTASMDRTMGSYSRGMRQRTKLAQAIAHEPELLILDEPFNGLDPVGRHEITMLLKDWVKAGGSLIIASHILYEVETLATSFLLVSGGRLLASGTPEEVHSLLKNLPNEFVIRGEGLRELSQKMIAEQLVDSIRLDGGDRLTVTTHQPTALTSRLPEWNSGGSIRITELSSGDDTLQALFTTLMRIHRGELR from the coding sequence ATGATCGAACTGGACTCGGTCACGAAGCTGTACGGCACGGTCATCGGCGTGAATGACGTCTCGTTGACGCTGGGCCCCGGGGCGCATGGGCTGCTGGGGCCCAACGGCTCCGGAAAAACGACATTCCTCAACCTGATCACCGGCCAGCTCCGTCCGACGCGCGGCCGGGTGCGGATGTTCGGCGAGAACCCGTGGGACAACCCCCGGCTGTACCGGCGGATCGGGATCTGTCCCAGTTTCGAAGGGCTGTACGCGGAAATCACCGCCCGCGACTGGGTCATCTACATGCTTCGGCTGCATGGCTTCTCCCCGGTCGAGGCCGAGCGGCGCGCCCTCGACGCTCTCGAAATCGTGGGCATGACGGCGTCCATGGACCGGACGATGGGCAGCTACTCCCGCGGGATGCGGCAGCGCACCAAGCTGGCCCAGGCGATCGCCCATGAGCCCGAACTCCTCATTCTCGATGAGCCGTTCAACGGGCTCGATCCGGTCGGCCGCCATGAAATCACGATGCTTCTCAAGGACTGGGTCAAAGCGGGCGGAAGCCTGATCATTGCGAGTCACATCCTGTACGAGGTCGAGACACTGGCGACGTCGTTCCTGCTGGTGAGCGGAGGACGGCTGCTGGCCTCGGGAACGCCGGAAGAAGTGCATTCCCTGCTGAAGAATCTCCCCAACGAATTCGTCATCCGCGGTGAAGGGCTGCGGGAACTCAGTCAGAAAATGATCGCCGAACAGCTGGTCGATTCGATCCGTCTCGACGGCGGAGACCGGCTGACGGTGACGACCCACCAGCCCACCGCATTGACCTCCCGGCTTCCGGAGTGGAACAGCGGCGGGAGCATCCGGATCACCGAACTGTCGAGCGGCGACGATACGCTGCAGGCGCTGTTCACGACGCTCATGCGGATCCATCGCGGAGAACTGCGTTGA
- a CDS encoding GDSL-type esterase/lipase family protein translates to MNRLARVVLCSACIALLPGVPAVHGQEASRGIPATDVGVPGSGPIRRAEWFQKTWNGRRDQFLKSAKDEQGALVVFGDSITQGWGDRLKKFFPGAKIANRGISGDTTRGMLYRFKEDVLDLNPTGVVMLMGTNDLAESATAAQIVGNIKLMILQLKAKNPSIAIVLCTMFPSSPTKERPAEKIKEVNNALLAAVKGDSSVIVVDTWAMFANAEGNAPAELFPDLLHLNDAGYEKWASALRPVLETYMLIPVPADDFKPEAGFVSLFNGRDLTGWGVQATPEETIKQRENVLKKNPNGPVWPIFKESKSFDSQIASDDGRYVARNGRIVVMTPAEGRRIQTLSTTKEFPKDFTLRLEFRATPNADSGVFLRKPQLQCRDYTVAGPYKNLKNYKPQDWNVLEVVAKGGVARCTCNGEVLEEAFKIPETGPIGLEGDRGQMEYRRIRIKTEG, encoded by the coding sequence ATGAATCGATTGGCCCGCGTCGTTCTGTGCTCTGCGTGCATCGCCCTGCTGCCCGGTGTTCCGGCCGTCCACGGGCAGGAAGCCTCCCGCGGAATTCCCGCCACCGATGTAGGGGTTCCCGGGTCCGGCCCGATCCGGCGGGCCGAATGGTTCCAGAAAACCTGGAACGGCCGCCGCGACCAGTTCCTGAAGTCCGCGAAGGACGAGCAGGGGGCGCTCGTCGTCTTCGGCGATTCGATCACCCAGGGCTGGGGCGACCGGCTCAAGAAGTTCTTTCCCGGGGCGAAGATCGCCAACCGCGGGATCAGCGGCGACACCACCCGCGGCATGCTCTACCGATTCAAGGAGGACGTCCTCGACCTGAATCCCACGGGCGTCGTGATGCTGATGGGGACAAACGATCTCGCCGAAAGCGCCACCGCCGCACAGATCGTCGGCAACATCAAGCTGATGATCCTGCAGCTGAAGGCGAAGAACCCCTCGATCGCCATCGTGCTCTGCACCATGTTCCCCAGCAGCCCGACCAAGGAGCGGCCCGCGGAGAAGATCAAGGAAGTCAACAATGCATTGCTGGCGGCCGTGAAGGGAGACTCGAGCGTCATTGTCGTCGACACCTGGGCGATGTTCGCCAACGCCGAAGGGAATGCGCCGGCAGAGCTGTTCCCGGATCTCCTGCACCTCAACGACGCGGGCTACGAGAAATGGGCCAGCGCCCTCCGGCCAGTGCTGGAAACGTACATGCTGATTCCCGTTCCAGCGGACGACTTCAAGCCCGAAGCCGGCTTCGTGAGCCTGTTCAACGGCAGGGACCTGACCGGTTGGGGAGTGCAGGCGACGCCTGAGGAGACGATCAAGCAGCGTGAAAACGTCCTCAAGAAGAACCCCAACGGCCCCGTCTGGCCAATCTTCAAGGAGTCGAAATCCTTCGACAGCCAGATCGCCAGCGATGACGGACGGTACGTGGCCCGCAACGGCCGGATCGTCGTGATGACGCCCGCGGAAGGCCGCCGCATCCAGACGCTGTCGACGACGAAGGAGTTCCCGAAGGACTTCACGCTCCGCCTCGAGTTTCGCGCGACGCCGAACGCTGACAGCGGTGTGTTCCTCCGCAAACCACAGCTGCAGTGCCGCGACTACACCGTGGCCGGGCCGTACAAGAACCTGAAGAACTACAAGCCGCAGGACTGGAACGTCCTCGAAGTCGTCGCGAAAGGCGGCGTCGCCCGATGTACCTGTAACGGCGAGGTGCTGGAGGAGGCGTTCAAGATTCCGGAGACGGGGCCGATCGGACTCGAAGGGGACCGGGGGCAAATGGAGTACCGGAGGATTCGGATCAAGACGGAGGGGTGA
- a CDS encoding GspE/PulE family protein: MDTSSPPALAAYRDRLSRQNLASEGFAVEFVDSLLAAAREAGASDLHLQPLDSGDSISVAWRLNGVLHPVATLPKGKQNVIARLKVVAGLLTYQTEKPQEGRIRTGADGVEMRLSTFPTIHGEKGVVRLFIADQTHHTLDQLGLTPDALAALKEQLSATSGVVLIAGPAGSGKTTTLYACLRHLAGGKPRRGMSSLEDPVEAVIPGVAQSQVKASSGFTYANALKSLLRQDPEVIMVGEIRDRETADMVFQASLSGHLVLTSFHAGSSAEAVSRLADMGIEPFVLRSGLRAIVTQRLLRKRCDCGARPDCDRCLGTEYSGRMVIAELARPDGPELRRAILDRNESREIEAAFVAAGMVPLRRRAEEAVKAGLTTPEEVVRVLGATSSVSA, translated from the coding sequence ATGGACACGTCCTCGCCGCCGGCCCTGGCGGCCTATCGCGACCGACTTTCGCGGCAGAACCTTGCCAGCGAAGGATTTGCCGTCGAATTCGTCGACTCCCTGCTGGCCGCCGCACGGGAAGCGGGAGCCAGCGATCTCCATCTCCAGCCGCTGGATTCGGGCGATTCGATCAGCGTGGCGTGGCGTCTCAACGGTGTCCTGCACCCGGTGGCGACGCTCCCGAAAGGGAAGCAGAACGTCATCGCCCGGCTGAAAGTTGTGGCCGGGCTGTTGACCTACCAGACGGAGAAGCCCCAGGAAGGCCGGATCCGGACCGGCGCCGACGGCGTCGAGATGCGCCTGAGCACGTTTCCCACGATCCATGGCGAGAAGGGGGTTGTCCGCCTGTTCATCGCCGATCAGACGCATCACACGCTCGATCAACTCGGACTCACCCCTGATGCCCTGGCGGCCCTGAAGGAACAACTCTCGGCGACCAGCGGAGTCGTCCTGATCGCCGGGCCGGCGGGCAGCGGAAAGACCACGACCCTCTATGCGTGCCTGAGGCATCTGGCCGGCGGAAAGCCTCGCCGGGGAATGTCGTCGCTGGAAGATCCGGTTGAAGCCGTGATTCCGGGGGTCGCCCAGTCGCAGGTGAAGGCCTCGTCCGGGTTCACCTACGCCAACGCGCTCAAGTCGCTGCTGCGGCAGGACCCGGAAGTCATCATGGTGGGGGAGATCCGCGATCGGGAAACCGCGGACATGGTGTTCCAGGCGTCTCTCTCAGGACACCTCGTGCTGACGTCGTTCCATGCGGGAAGTTCGGCAGAGGCCGTCAGCCGTCTGGCGGACATGGGGATCGAACCGTTCGTGCTGCGGAGCGGCCTCCGCGCCATCGTGACGCAGCGGCTGCTGCGGAAACGCTGCGACTGCGGGGCGCGGCCCGACTGCGACCGATGCCTGGGAACGGAATACTCGGGGCGGATGGTCATCGCCGAGTTGGCCCGGCCGGATGGTCCGGAACTCCGCCGCGCGATCCTCGACCGCAACGAGTCTCGCGAAATTGAAGCGGCATTCGTCGCGGCGGGCATGGTCCCGCTGCGCCGGCGGGCCGAGGAGGCCGTGAAGGCCGGCCTGACGACTCCGGAAGAGGTCGTTCGCGTCCTCGGCGCTACTTCTTCAGTTTCAGCGTGA
- a CDS encoding metal ABC transporter permease, producing MFSEILERLSAWSELNTAIAVTAALAAMSCALPGAWLVLRRQSMLGDALAHSALPGVVAAFMVAYGLRNSGWVSDDAFDPLLQACIVIGAALAGLLTAWLTAAIQRLGKVDNGAALGVVFTCLFAAGMVMVRMTADDVHLDPDCALFGVLEASAGDTLQAIPWLPRSAVANGAVLIINLLLTMVFFKELRIAAFDAELSNTLGIPAAFIQYALLAATAVAAATAFSTVGSILVIGLLVIPAATAQLLTTRLWKLIALSVVLAAAMAVIGHAAAWAIPGPLFSRLGYPQVRDVGTSGMIAVVGGLIFVATVFIAPRTGIVTQVLDRIRVLTQIAADDVLGNLYRKEESARTAVPWTPVGISSAWQDRLAGWWLKRRGFVIAQSGGTLALTDRGRETARSLIRSHRLWESYLDQNYPLSDEQLHRAADRVEHYIGSDIRDAIASELPDAHRDPHGRQIPDT from the coding sequence ATGTTCTCCGAGATCCTCGAGCGACTGTCCGCCTGGAGTGAGCTGAACACCGCCATCGCGGTCACAGCCGCGCTCGCGGCCATGTCGTGCGCCCTCCCCGGCGCGTGGCTCGTTCTCCGGCGGCAGAGCATGCTCGGCGATGCCCTCGCCCACTCCGCCTTGCCTGGCGTCGTGGCCGCCTTCATGGTGGCCTACGGTCTTCGCAACAGCGGCTGGGTCAGCGACGACGCCTTCGACCCGCTCCTCCAGGCCTGCATCGTCATCGGCGCGGCCCTCGCCGGCCTGCTGACTGCCTGGCTGACTGCCGCCATCCAGCGCCTCGGAAAGGTCGACAACGGGGCCGCCCTGGGCGTGGTATTCACCTGCCTGTTCGCGGCCGGAATGGTGATGGTCCGCATGACGGCCGACGACGTGCACCTCGACCCCGACTGCGCGCTGTTCGGCGTCCTCGAAGCGAGTGCCGGCGATACGCTGCAGGCGATCCCGTGGCTGCCCCGCTCGGCCGTCGCCAACGGCGCCGTGCTGATCATCAACCTGCTGCTCACCATGGTGTTCTTCAAGGAACTGAGGATCGCGGCGTTCGACGCGGAACTCTCCAACACGCTCGGCATCCCCGCCGCCTTCATTCAGTACGCCCTGCTGGCGGCCACGGCTGTCGCCGCCGCGACGGCATTTTCGACCGTCGGCAGCATTCTCGTCATCGGCCTGCTCGTCATTCCCGCCGCCACTGCGCAGCTCCTGACGACTCGGCTCTGGAAGCTGATTGCACTCAGCGTCGTTCTGGCAGCCGCGATGGCGGTTATCGGTCACGCCGCCGCCTGGGCGATCCCCGGTCCGCTCTTTTCCCGGCTCGGCTATCCCCAGGTCCGTGACGTGGGAACGTCCGGCATGATCGCGGTTGTCGGAGGACTGATCTTCGTCGCCACCGTCTTCATCGCGCCGCGCACGGGCATCGTGACACAGGTCCTCGACCGCATTCGTGTCCTGACCCAGATCGCGGCCGATGACGTGCTCGGCAACCTCTACCGCAAGGAAGAGTCGGCCAGAACAGCCGTTCCCTGGACGCCGGTCGGCATTTCCTCCGCCTGGCAGGACCGGCTCGCCGGCTGGTGGCTTAAGCGCCGCGGCTTTGTCATCGCCCAAAGCGGCGGAACGCTGGCGCTCACGGATCGCGGCCGCGAAACCGCTCGCTCCCTGATCCGCTCGCACCGGCTGTGGGAGTCGTATCTCGACCAGAACTACCCCCTCTCGGACGAGCAATTGCACCGTGCGGCCGATCGCGTCGAGCACTACATCGGGTCCGACATTCGTGACGCCATCGCCAGCGAGTTGCCGGATGCCCACCGCGACCCCCATGGGCGGCAGATTCCTGATACGTAG
- a CDS encoding REP-associated tyrosine transposase — MSNYRRNREGSVYFFTVVTHHRRPILTTEIGRRCLRSAIQSVRRDRPFEIIGIVLLPDHVHTVWELPPGDSDYSTLWRRIKGLFTTAWLAAGGTSSGVTKSRSERGERGVWQRRFYEHTCRDDSDVKRCLDYLHVNPLKHGLVTRVRDWPWSSFHRHQRLGEYDIGWGDASVWYGDEFSQFE, encoded by the coding sequence ATGAGCAACTATCGTCGCAATCGCGAAGGCTCCGTCTACTTTTTCACCGTCGTGACGCATCACCGCCGGCCGATCCTGACAACAGAGATCGGCCGACGTTGTTTACGCAGCGCGATCCAGAGCGTCCGTCGGGATCGCCCGTTCGAAATCATTGGAATCGTTCTCCTTCCCGATCACGTCCATACGGTTTGGGAACTGCCACCAGGCGATTCGGATTACTCAACCCTCTGGCGTCGAATCAAGGGGCTGTTCACGACCGCGTGGCTGGCGGCGGGCGGTACGAGTTCGGGCGTCACCAAGAGCCGTTCTGAACGCGGTGAGCGCGGAGTCTGGCAGAGAAGGTTCTACGAACACACCTGTCGGGATGACTCAGACGTCAAACGCTGTCTCGACTACCTGCACGTCAATCCGCTGAAGCACGGGCTCGTGACACGGGTGCGTGACTGGCCCTGGTCGTCGTTTCACAGACATCAGCGGCTTGGTGAATACGACATCGGCTGGGGCGATGCCTCCGTCTGGTATGGAGATGAGTTTTCGCAGTTCGAGTAA
- a CDS encoding cupin domain-containing protein has product MSPRFPAVSSPQSGPCVGVVGDVYRILVSGEQTAGAYSVVEAIVPPGSGPPPHRHSREDEGFYVLEGELTITVDGRRETLSPGMFGNLPVGSLHFFRNEGSVPVRMLITVAPAGFEQMFMEVGVPLPPGSKSAPPPSHDDIARLLEASNRYGVEIQPPG; this is encoded by the coding sequence ATGTCACCCCGCTTTCCAGCCGTATCGTCACCTCAGTCGGGTCCGTGCGTCGGCGTTGTCGGTGACGTCTACCGCATCCTCGTCAGCGGCGAGCAGACGGCCGGCGCGTACTCCGTCGTTGAAGCGATCGTCCCTCCCGGCAGCGGCCCGCCCCCTCATCGGCACTCGCGCGAAGACGAAGGCTTCTATGTCCTCGAGGGCGAACTCACGATCACCGTCGACGGCCGCCGCGAAACTCTGTCGCCCGGGATGTTCGGCAACCTTCCCGTCGGCTCGTTGCACTTCTTCAGGAATGAAGGCAGCGTCCCCGTCCGGATGCTGATCACCGTCGCCCCGGCCGGGTTCGAACAGATGTTCATGGAAGTCGGCGTCCCGCTGCCCCCGGGATCGAAGAGCGCACCGCCGCCGTCGCACGACGACATCGCCAGGCTGCTCGAAGCCTCGAACCGATACGGAGTCGAGATCCAGCCGCCGGGCTGA
- a CDS encoding HD domain-containing protein, with product MTDLSASIPELAELDSGGSIIRLPSEQNVPFSRRVRAIVDTPEFQRLAEISQLGLVAKVYPGARHTRFEHALGVYHNALLYIRQLCRDPRFAEKVDTKAAELLIASSLLHDLGHWPYCHPIEDLGLSGLPPHESHARRFLANDTELAGVLRREWSIEPDDVIDVLASSSQDPVRCLLRSILSGPIDIDKLDYLERDSLHSGVPYGRHFDKQRLIQSLVLNEAGDGLAITSKGKTAAELMVHSRYVMFSEVYWHHAVRSATSMFARAFYELRERVDLSLMFTDSDAGMIAQLRTAAEGHPTARLLESVFGRRRSLYKRAAEFSHLNDPAVYEKLSRRPYSELVEISKRLALRVGAAVGQDLSPMSLLVDGPPPHREVEFAVDVYFPKERVYRPLRSVSPMIDALARTSFDDYVKRVRVFVDPLVVPALRAAGIDDAWWREAVLESV from the coding sequence ATGACTGACCTGTCTGCATCAATTCCTGAACTGGCGGAACTCGATTCCGGTGGGTCGATCATCCGATTGCCGTCGGAGCAGAACGTTCCGTTCAGCCGACGCGTGCGGGCGATTGTCGATACTCCGGAGTTTCAGCGGCTGGCCGAGATCAGCCAGCTCGGACTGGTGGCGAAGGTCTACCCCGGGGCGCGGCATACGCGGTTCGAGCACGCGCTCGGGGTCTATCACAATGCCCTGCTCTACATCCGGCAGCTCTGCCGCGATCCGCGATTTGCCGAAAAGGTCGACACGAAAGCGGCCGAACTGCTCATTGCCTCGTCCCTCCTGCATGACCTCGGACACTGGCCGTACTGCCATCCGATCGAAGACCTCGGGCTCTCGGGACTGCCACCGCATGAATCGCACGCGAGGCGTTTCCTGGCGAATGACACGGAACTGGCCGGGGTGCTGCGCCGGGAATGGTCCATCGAGCCGGACGACGTGATCGATGTGCTGGCGAGCTCGAGCCAGGACCCGGTCCGGTGCCTGCTGCGGTCGATCCTTTCGGGCCCGATCGATATCGACAAGCTCGACTACCTTGAGCGGGACTCGCTGCACAGCGGGGTCCCCTACGGCCGGCATTTCGACAAGCAGCGGCTGATCCAGTCGCTGGTGCTGAACGAGGCAGGCGACGGGCTGGCGATCACGTCGAAGGGGAAGACGGCGGCCGAACTGATGGTCCACTCGCGGTACGTGATGTTCAGCGAGGTCTACTGGCATCATGCGGTGCGATCGGCGACGAGCATGTTCGCGCGGGCATTCTATGAACTGCGGGAGCGGGTCGATCTGTCGCTGATGTTCACCGACAGCGATGCTGGCATGATCGCGCAGCTGCGGACAGCGGCCGAAGGTCACCCGACAGCGCGGCTGCTGGAATCGGTCTTCGGGAGACGACGGTCGCTCTACAAACGCGCGGCCGAGTTCAGCCACCTGAACGATCCGGCGGTCTACGAGAAGCTGTCGCGTCGACCGTATTCCGAACTGGTGGAGATTTCGAAGCGGCTGGCCCTGCGCGTCGGGGCGGCTGTCGGTCAGGACCTTTCGCCGATGTCGCTGCTCGTGGATGGCCCGCCGCCGCATCGGGAAGTGGAGTTTGCCGTCGACGTCTATTTCCCGAAGGAGCGCGTTTACCGGCCGCTGCGAAGCGTGTCACCGATGATCGATGCTCTGGCACGGACGAGCTTTGACGACTACGTGAAACGGGTGCGGGTGTTCGTCGATCCGCTGGTTGTTCCGGCGCTTCGGGCGGCGGGGATTGACGATGCGTGGTGGCGCGAGGCGGTGCTGGAGAGCGTTTGA